The Campylobacter sp. MIT 12-8780 genome contains the following window.
ATTTTTTTCTCTAATCTAGTTTTTTCCATCACTTTTCTCCTTATTTCTTTATTTTATAAGGCTCATTCCTAAATAGAATAGCCAAAAATATCAATCTTTATTTAGGAGTATAACCTTTTATAAATAAAGTTTTCTGTGGATTTTTTATAAATCTTTCATATTCTTTCCATATATCTTGTCGCTCACAATATCCTGATACATCATCGTGTTCTACAGCACACTTTATTCTAAGATATTTTATGGCTTTGCTTTTATCAGGCTTTAAAGTCGAATCTCCAACAGTATAGATATATGCAAGAGTTTGCAAGTGATTTGAGTCAAGCGGATCTACCTTGAGAAGTTCAACAGCTTTAGCATAGCTAGGTTCTACATTAGTTCCATAAGTGTATGCAAGGATAGCCCCAAAACACCTTTTATAGTCTTTGCAAGCTTTTGTTAGGTATTGAATATATTTCTTTGAATTTTTCTCTTGATTTAGTGCGATATGAGCTTTCTTTTCACAATCTGCACCTGAGTTACACTTCAATTCATCAGCTGTTAAATTTATTGCAAATCCTACTAAACATAAAGCTAAAATTCCAAACTTTAAATTCATCTGCAAACTCCCATATTTTCATTATTTTAATGATGATATTATAGCATAAAAGTGTTAAAAAGTCAATAAAACACTTGCCATCTTAAGCTAAAGAAATTCTCAACTCTTTCATATTAAGAGCTTTTGCATATTTTAAAATAGTGCTAAATTTAGCGTCCATAGTTTTTTCAAATCTTGCTAAATTAGCTTGCTTCATATTCATTTTCTTAGCAATTTGTTCTTGAGTCATCTTACTATCAATCCTTGCTTTTATCAACTGCTTTTTTAACTCAAATTCAGGAGCAAGAGCCTCATACTCTTTTTTAAAATCAGGGTCTTTCATCATTCTATCAAAAACTGTATTAAAACTAATTGTTGCCATTTTCAAACTCCTTTAACCTGCTTTTTGCTTTTTCTAAAATGGATTTTGGTAGTTTATCTTTCTTTTTGATTACTGTTATAAGGATTAAAATTCTTTTCCCAATTTGATAGCAATAAATACTTCTTGCAATTCCCTCACTAGATTTTGTCCTAATCTCAAAAAAACCATCTTTTAGGTTTGCAGTGTGAGGCTCACCAAGAGTATTACCTCTTGTTTCTAGCATTTTAATGATGCGAGTCATTCTAGCCTTGACATCATTGGGCAAAGATTCAAATTCTTCAACCGCCTTTTCATTGACAAACTCTATAATCCACATTTTATCCTTTCTTGGTGCAATTATATCATAAAAGATATAAATGTTTCTTGAATTCTTATAGTTTGCATTTGCTTTTTGTAAT
Protein-coding sequences here:
- a CDS encoding helix-turn-helix domain-containing protein — protein: MATISFNTVFDRMMKDPDFKKEYEALAPEFELKKQLIKARIDSKMTQEQIAKKMNMKQANLARFEKTMDAKFSTILKYAKALNMKELRISLA
- a CDS encoding type II toxin-antitoxin system RelE/ParE family toxin; amino-acid sequence: MWIIEFVNEKAVEEFESLPNDVKARMTRIIKMLETRGNTLGEPHTANLKDGFFEIRTKSSEGIARSIYCYQIGKRILILITVIKKKDKLPKSILEKAKSRLKEFENGNN